A genomic stretch from Poecilia reticulata strain Guanapo linkage group LG20, Guppy_female_1.0+MT, whole genome shotgun sequence includes:
- the dync2i1 gene encoding WD repeat-containing protein 60 isoform X4 has translation MHSDKKLTKEDTWRPAELRRHLREKDYGDGYSRRREDNERKHRGGESVERRHRDPEESRRDRDELKERERRHGDSRDRHGERRNDGSRDRRGDKVRERRDDEDRRKRVVDGRDIRDRHKHKEKEELKVREEVRDKRREEREKERREELERELRRERRRHDERGEAGRDQAEKLHRELRDRQHRGEYDDKRRDKDVQEERRRSERTEDGARKGDHRRLKEEGERRHRERRHHDEKRKHKSESKERQDLKKSDGNVRSSHAGDVRSSHADRDRTERDKHKVRHKKEEDSADGRHKDRRQREAEEEDMKKSSSKKSSSDKRKEEKKDEKEQQQTAGGQQEPERINNADVAEQEYEEDFEDYEEDFEDVHESADEGEDDDEGEDDDGEEVQTAGQSKEIDAIRRAMAEENERVGTAQSRSSTARDGEQDRPKCSKGSERNESKTSRHGKFINFVAAKQREISKKVATKQMKRSTELLRLIDLDFSMTFSLLDIPPVSEYEMYIKSFGNANAKQAYVQCNEDNADRYVQTEEVEICEKWTQHPTEYNGACGDPNFSQDAQDKSRTDLLLDSQCLMSFLRSASQVMVVLLEEDQAEKKSLRKPKTQTDSLSFSDGSLQLNTKLPFLLGRQISLVQFSQVQKHTMLSVHMPTSKASTAGLDGCTVICVWNIWEPSRPQKILIYESEVQSCCFSPGKSTLVFAGTLVGSVVLWDLREYASNHYRLKIGDHEWTFRHPTFSTDAVMSDSGHVSPVTSVEVVPSFVAGGPRPEVALLASEEESSGLSFQLASLDESGILNFWVVVELPTGNEAGSPTDLGLRPGGRVKLLHSSSLLTVQRPSLKEAGKTRPFQTLLLKYHPTDSNHFFIGTNLGLVRHGTSHGLKAPPQFYKSQEVEERTVDINSIHFSPFRPNLFLVGCADGSIRMHAVSHDQPVAEWMNGTSGEAVVSLQWTQTRPAVFCVLDAASNLHIWDMLKDDGQPVMTETFRDDRVTAMAAFGDSGQQNTYSGIALAHESGNIELQYFTQSLTLPNPAEEGKLESIMTEAF, from the exons ATGCACAGTGATAAG AAATTAACTAAGGAAGACACATGGAGACCTGCTGAGCTGAGAAGACACCTCAGG GAAAAAGACTATGGTGATGGCTATTCAAGACGGAGAGAAGACAATGAGAGAAAGCACCGTGGTGGAGAGTCCGTAGAGAGACGGCACAGAGATCCAGAGGAGTCCAGACGAGACAGAGACGAGCTCAAGGAAAGAGAGAGACGACATGGAGACAGTAGAGACAGACATGGAGAGCGGAGGAACGACGGGTCTCGTGACAGGAGAGGTGACAAGGTCAGGGAGAGACGAGATGACGAGGACAGGAGAAAACGGGTAGTTGATGGTAGAGATATCAGGGACAGACACAAACATAAGGAGAAAGAGGAACTAAAAGTAAGGGAGGAGGTCAGGGacaaaaggagagaagaaagagaaaaggaaagaagagaggaactggaaagGGAGCTCAGGAGAGAGAGAAGGCGGCATGATGAAAGGGGTGAAGCAGGTAGAGATCAGGCAGAAAAACTGCACAGAGAGCTGAGGGACAGGCAGCACAGAGGCGAATATGACGACAAGCGAAGAGACAAAGATGTTCAAGAAGAAAGAAGGCGCTCAGAGCGGACAGAAGATGGAG CGCGTAAAGGAGACCACAGACGACTTaaagaggaaggagaaagaagaCACAGGGAGAGAAGACATCAT GATGAGAAACGGAAACACAAAAGTGAATCCAAGGAACGTCAAGACTTGAAAAAATCTGACGGCAATGTCCGGAGCTCCCACGCTGGCGATGTCCGGAGCTCCCACGCTGACAGGGATCGAACAGAAAGGGACAAGCACAAagtaagacataaaaaagaGGAGGACAGTGCCGATGGAAGGCATAAAGACAGACGacagagggaggcagaggaaGAAGACATGAAGAAAAGCAGTTCCAAGAAATCCTCATCGGacaaaaggaaggaagagaaaaag GATgagaaagagcagcagcagacagcagGTGGACAACAAGAACCGGAACGT ATAAACAATGCAGACGTGGCAGAGCAAGAATATGAAGAGGACTTTGAG GATTATGAAGAGGATTTTGAAGACGTGCACGAGAGTGCTGATGAAGGTGAGGACGATGATGAAGGTGAGGATGATGATGGGGAAGAGGTGCAGACTGCAGGACAAAGTAAAGAGATCGATGCGATCCGGAGAGCCATGGCTGAGGAGAACGAGAGAGTTGGAACGGCTCAGTCCAGGAGCAGTACGGCCAGAGACGGGGAGCAGGACAGGCCCAAATGCTCCAAAG GCTCTGAAAGGAATGAGAGTAAAACTTCTCGGCATGGCAAATTTATCAACTTCGTGGCTGCAAAGCAACGTGAAATCAGCAAGAAGGTTGCCACAAAGCAGAT GAAGCGCAGTACAGAGCTGCTTCGTTTAATCGATCTGGACTTTTCCATGACGTTCTCCCTCCTCGACATCCCTCCTGTCAGTGAATATGAGATGTATATAAAGAGCTTTGGAAACGCCAACGCCAAGCAG GCTTACGTTCAGTGTAACGAGGATAATGCGGACCGATACGTCCAGACAGAGGAAGtagaaatatgtgaaaagtGGACTCAGCATCCTACTGAATACAATGGAGCATGTGGAG ATCCAAACTTCTCTCAGGATGCACAAGACAAAAGCAGGACTGACCTCCTTCTCGATTCACAATGTCTGATGTCGTTTCTGCGCTCAGCCTCACAG GTCATGGTGGTGCTACTGGAGGAAGATCAGGCAGAGAAGAAATCCCTAAGAAAACCGAAGACTCAAACAGATTCGCTTTCTTTCAGCGATGGAAGTTTGCAACTCAACACTAAGTTGCCTTTTCTTTTAG GTCGACAGATTAGTTTGGTGCAGTTCTCTCAGGTTCAGAAGCACACCATGCTGTCCGTCCACATGCCCACATCCAAAGCCAGCACTGCCGGCCTCGACGGCTGCACCGTCATCTGTGTCTGGAACATCTGGGAGCCGTCCAGACCTCAGAAGATACTCATCTATGAATCAGAG GTCCAGAGTTGCTGCTTTAGCCCAGGAAAGTCCACTCTGGTGTTTGCAGGGACACTGGTTGGTTCTGTGGTGCTGTGGGACCTGAGGGAGTATGCCAGCAACCATTACAGATTAAAGATTGGTGATCATGAGTGGACCTTCAGACATCCCACCTTTTCCACCG ACGCAGTGATGTCCGACTCAGGCCACGTTTCGCCTGTCACCTCCGTAGAGGTCGTTCCCTCCTTTGTTGCTGGAGGACCGAGACCAGAGGTCGCACTTCTAGCCTCAGAGGAAG AATCATCAGGATTGTCATTCCAGCTTGCCTCCTTGGACGAAAGCGGGATTTTAAATTTCTGG GTGGTGGTGGAGCTCCCTACAGGCAACGAGGCAGGCTCGCCGACAGATTTAG GTCTCCGCCCCGGGGGAAGAGTGAAGCTGCTTCACAGTTCCTCCCTCCTCACTGTTCAGAG GCCGTCACTAAAAGAGGCAGGAAAAACAAGGCCATTTCAGACGCTGCTTTTAAAATACCATCCGACAGACTCCAATCATTTCTTTATTGGCACCAATCTG GGTCTGGTCAGACATGGAACAAGTCACGGTTTGAAGGCTCCTCCGCAGTTTTACAAGTCCCAGGAGGTGGAAGAAAGAACTGTTGACATCAACTCAATCCACTTTTCTCCTTTCAGACCAAATCTCTTCCTG GTGGGCTGTGCAGACGGCAGCATCAGGATGCATGCAGTCAGCCACGATCAGCCTGTGGCAGAATGGATGAACGGCACCAGTGGAGAAGCGGTGGTCTCGCTGCAGTGGACCCAGACCAGGCCTGCTGTGTTTTGTGTCCTCGACGCGGCTTCTAACCTTCACATATGGGACATGTTGAAAGATGATGGACAGCCTGTTATGACGGAGACATTTCGTGATGATAG gGTAACAGCTATGGCTGCGTTTGGAGACTCGGGACAACAAAACACATACTCAGGAATTGCGCTGGCACACGAGTCAGGAAACATAGAGCTGCAGTATTTCACTCAGTCTTTGACGTTGCCCAACCCTGCAGAGGAGGGAAAGTTGGAGAGCATAATGACTGAAGCCTTTTGA